From a single Puniceicoccus vermicola genomic region:
- a CDS encoding type II toxin-antitoxin system YafQ family toxin produces MKPVIQTSQFKKDIKRLKKRGKDLEKLGDVVRILAADAPLEEKHRDHALIGKWVGSRDCHVETNWILIYRNEPDTLFLERSGSHSDLFKK; encoded by the coding sequence ATGAAGCCGGTCATCCAAACCAGCCAATTCAAGAAGGATATTAAGCGCCTGAAGAAAAGGGGAAAGGACCTCGAGAAGCTTGGTGATGTCGTTCGAATACTTGCCGCAGACGCGCCTCTCGAAGAAAAGCATCGCGATCATGCCTTGATCGGCAAGTGGGTGGGCTCCCGAGACTGCCACGTTGAGACTAACTGGATTCTGATTTATAGAAATGAACCTGATACACTCTTCTTGGAACGCTCTGGAAGCCACAGTGACCTCTTCAAAAAATAG
- a CDS encoding type II toxin-antitoxin system RelB/DinJ family antitoxin codes for MKTAAIHSRIDPETKEKAETILHRLGMSPTEAIRMFYTQITLRNGLPFSVEIPNEETEQALEDSRSGRNLERFESADALIDSWK; via the coding sequence ATGAAAACAGCAGCTATTCACAGTCGCATCGATCCGGAGACGAAAGAAAAGGCGGAGACGATTCTCCATCGCCTTGGAATGAGCCCCACTGAGGCCATTCGTATGTTTTACACTCAGATCACCCTGCGAAATGGTCTTCCCTTTTCTGTGGAAATCCCGAATGAAGAAACAGAACAGGCTTTGGAAGACTCCCGATCGGGTCGCAATCTGGAGCGTTTCGAAAGTGCGGATGCTCTAATTGACAGCTGGAAGTGA